From a region of the Halomonas sp. HL-93 genome:
- a CDS encoding Yip1 family protein translates to MLTHVWGLMAHPQREWKQMHDEHETVFHLYAHHVLILSAVPVVCSFIGTTQFGWGLGGERTIQLNLLDAFYAGIVFYLVILAAVLFMGNVIHWMAQRFVDPPNRRRCVKFAGYVATPMLLSGIVALYPIVWLCLLAGVIGLCWSGYLLYVGIPNFLDISDEQGFIVSSATLAIGVLVLEMLLAATVLLWGYGEQIILGILS, encoded by the coding sequence ATGCTGACACACGTCTGGGGTCTGATGGCCCATCCTCAACGCGAATGGAAACAGATGCACGACGAGCATGAAACGGTGTTTCACCTCTATGCTCACCATGTATTGATTCTCAGCGCTGTCCCCGTTGTCTGCTCTTTTATCGGCACTACCCAGTTCGGCTGGGGACTTGGCGGTGAGCGGACCATTCAGCTTAACCTGCTGGATGCATTTTATGCGGGTATCGTGTTTTATCTGGTCATTCTGGCGGCCGTGTTGTTCATGGGTAACGTTATCCATTGGATGGCCCAACGCTTTGTAGACCCCCCCAATCGTCGGCGCTGCGTAAAATTTGCAGGTTATGTCGCAACCCCCATGCTACTTAGCGGTATTGTCGCCCTCTATCCCATTGTATGGCTGTGCCTGCTAGCCGGGGTGATAGGGCTGTGCTGGTCGGGTTATCTGCTCTACGTCGGAATTCCGAACTTTCTGGATATTTCTGATGAGCAAGGGTTTATCGTTTCCAGTGCCACCCTGGCGATCGGCGTGCTGGTGCTTGAGATGTTGCTGGCCGCGACGGTGCTGCTCTGGGGTTACGGCGAGCAGATTATTCTCGGTATCCTGTCCTAG
- the pta gene encoding phosphate acetyltransferase, producing the protein MNTPADAPQAILLVPTSQGAGLTSACLGLIQALDTIGLKAGFLKPFMQKELNGPGLDRSTALASRTLNQRPPSPISQARLERLLRDDQTDELMENVIELYDQVTQQAYRDGSTLDLVVVEGVVPTQYTTYATQTNTQLANALNARIILVGTGDLDDPQRLAEELDMHARSFGGVSSSRTLGGILMRMKNLPYGQEDDLSAAPGSIKPQLEASLLNELRRYSPSLATDKFHLIGVVPYSNALSAPRTLDVARALNATLLNEGEAASRRVLSTSLCARSAANALHIFKPGCLVVASGDRDDVVLASALATMNGTRLAGVLLTNGFMPNDNMIEMCRPALKTGLPVLAVDTDSLTTAQNLSQLSSEIPMDDFERAEQVARYVAAHIDLDWLKTNLSRGYTHRLSPSAFRHQLVKHAQQAKKRIVLPEGDEPRTIEAAIICQRRGIANCVLLGNRDDIEDVARNRGLTLPEALTIIDPESTRAHYIAPMVKRRRGKLNELTAEAQLQDNVVLGTMMLQLDEVDGLVSGAVHTTANTVRPAFQLIKTAPEYRQVSSIFFMLLPEQVVVYGDCAINPDPDAETLAEIAIQSAHSAQAFGIEPRVAMISYSTGDSGTGADVDKVREATRIAKQRAPGLLIDGPLQYDAAAIESVGKQKAPDSPVAGNATVFVFPDLNTGNTTYKAVQRSARVVSVGPMLQGLNKPVNDLSRGALVDDIVYTIALTAIQASQQNA; encoded by the coding sequence ATGAACACGCCCGCTGATGCACCGCAGGCTATTTTGCTGGTACCCACCAGCCAAGGAGCAGGCCTAACCTCCGCGTGCCTGGGGTTGATTCAAGCGCTGGACACCATTGGTCTTAAAGCGGGTTTTCTAAAGCCATTTATGCAAAAAGAGTTAAATGGCCCCGGGTTGGACCGCTCAACGGCGCTGGCTTCGCGTACATTAAATCAACGACCGCCCTCGCCTATTTCCCAGGCCCGGCTTGAGCGACTGTTGCGCGACGATCAAACCGACGAGCTGATGGAAAACGTGATCGAGCTTTACGATCAGGTCACCCAGCAGGCTTACCGGGACGGTAGCACCTTGGATTTGGTGGTGGTCGAAGGAGTGGTCCCCACCCAGTACACCACCTACGCCACCCAAACCAACACTCAGTTGGCCAATGCATTAAATGCACGCATTATTCTGGTGGGCACCGGCGATTTGGATGACCCTCAGCGGCTCGCCGAAGAGCTGGATATGCACGCAAGAAGCTTCGGCGGCGTTAGCTCCAGCCGCACACTGGGCGGCATTTTGATGCGTATGAAAAACCTGCCCTACGGCCAGGAAGACGATCTTTCCGCGGCACCAGGGAGCATTAAACCCCAGTTGGAAGCCTCACTGCTCAACGAGCTACGCCGCTACTCGCCGTCGCTTGCCACGGATAAGTTTCATCTGATTGGCGTTGTCCCCTACAGCAATGCGCTCAGTGCACCGCGCACGCTGGACGTCGCCAGGGCGCTGAATGCGACGCTGCTGAACGAAGGCGAAGCCGCCAGCCGACGGGTGCTTTCCACCAGCCTTTGCGCCCGCAGTGCCGCCAATGCGTTGCATATTTTCAAGCCAGGTTGCCTGGTGGTCGCGTCTGGCGACCGCGATGACGTGGTGCTGGCCTCTGCCCTTGCCACCATGAACGGTACCCGCCTGGCCGGTGTGCTGCTAACCAACGGCTTTATGCCCAACGACAATATGATTGAAATGTGTCGGCCTGCGCTAAAAACTGGCTTGCCGGTGCTGGCAGTCGACACCGACAGCCTGACCACCGCGCAAAACTTAAGCCAGTTAAGCAGTGAAATTCCCATGGATGATTTCGAGCGTGCCGAACAGGTCGCTCGCTATGTTGCTGCTCATATCGATTTAGACTGGCTAAAAACCAATCTTAGCCGTGGCTACACGCATCGGCTTTCGCCTTCCGCCTTTCGTCACCAGCTGGTCAAGCATGCTCAGCAAGCCAAAAAGCGCATCGTGCTGCCTGAAGGCGATGAACCAAGAACCATCGAAGCCGCGATTATTTGCCAGCGGCGCGGCATCGCTAACTGCGTACTGCTGGGTAATCGCGATGACATAGAAGATGTCGCCCGCAACCGGGGATTGACGCTACCGGAGGCGCTCACCATTATTGACCCAGAAAGTACCCGTGCGCATTACATCGCCCCCATGGTTAAGCGTCGACGCGGTAAGCTCAATGAGTTAACGGCTGAGGCCCAACTGCAGGATAACGTGGTACTTGGCACCATGATGCTTCAGTTGGATGAGGTCGACGGCTTGGTGTCAGGGGCCGTCCATACCACAGCCAATACCGTGCGACCCGCCTTCCAGTTGATCAAAACCGCACCGGAATACCGTCAGGTGTCGTCGATCTTCTTTATGCTGCTACCCGAACAAGTGGTGGTCTATGGTGATTGCGCAATAAATCCCGACCCTGACGCTGAAACGCTCGCAGAAATCGCTATACAAAGTGCCCACTCGGCACAAGCGTTTGGAATCGAACCACGGGTCGCAATGATCAGCTATTCAACGGGGGATTCGGGGACTGGTGCGGATGTCGATAAAGTGCGCGAAGCCACGCGCATCGCCAAACAGCGTGCGCCCGGCTTACTTATCGACGGTCCACTGCAATACGACGCCGCTGCCATCGAAAGTGTAGGCAAGCAAAAAGCGCCCGACTCACCGGTCGCCGGTAACGCAACGGTGTTTGTGTTTCCCGATCTGAATACGGGAAACACCACTTACAAGGCGGTTCAACGCAGCGCCCGGGTGGTAAGCGTCGGCCCAATGCTGCAAGGCTTGAATAAGCCCGTGAATGACTTATCCCGCGGGGCATTGGTGGACGATATTGTCTATACCATCGCCTTGACCGCCATTCAGGCAAGCCAGCAAAACGCATAG